A region from the Engraulis encrasicolus isolate BLACKSEA-1 chromosome 18, IST_EnEncr_1.0, whole genome shotgun sequence genome encodes:
- the LOC134468688 gene encoding small leucine-rich protein 1-like, which yields MDLMSASSSLFAFLRELPWWLLWGGVFLPVVLVLLLVIAHLEWKLQETEAALLAAPNPRETAQRLSLSYSGNRSLLSPRRQAGLRVHT from the exons ATGGACCTGATGAGTGCGTCGTCCAGCTTGTTTGCGTTCCTCCGGGAGCTCCCCTGGTGGCTGCTGTGGGGAGGGGTCTTCCTGCccgtggtgctggtgctgctgctggtgatagCACACCTGGAGTGGAAACTACAGGAGA CGGAGGCGGCGTTGCTGGCGGCCCCGAACCCCCGGGAGACGGCTCAGCGACTCAGTCTCTCGTACAGCGGCAACCGCTCCCTGCTGTCTCCACGGCGACAGGCCGGCCTGCGCGTGCACACCTGA